From Polaribacter haliotis:
CACATCCAACAGGTTGTGAACAAAACGTAAAAAATCAAATAGAATATGTAAAATCGAAAGGAGAAATTGAAGGCGCTAAAAAAGTGTTGGTAATTGGTTCTTCCACAGGTTTTGGTTTGGCATCTAGAATTACAAGTGCTTTTGGGTCTGATGCAGCAACAATTGGTGTATTTTTCGATAAACCTTCTACAGAAGGAAGACCAGGTTCACCAGGATATTACAATACTGCTGCTTTCGAAAAAGAAGCACATAAAGCAGGTTTATATGCAAAAAGCATCAATGGAGATGCATTTTCTAACGAAATAAAACAACAAGTTGTAGACTTAATCAAAAAAGATTTAGGTCAAGTAGATTTGGTAATTTATAGTTTGGCTTCACCAGTAAGAACGCATCCAGATTCTGGAAAAAGATTTAAGTCTGTTTTAAAACCAATTGGAGAGGTTTTTACAAATAAAACAGTAGATTTTCATACAGGAAATGTGTCGGAAATTTCAATAAATCCTGCAGAAGGAGAAGATATTGAAAACACAGTTACTGTAATGGGAGGAGAAGATTGGAAAATGTGGATGGATGCTTTAAAAGCCGAAAACTTACTTTCTGAAGGCGCAACCACAGTTGCCTATTCTTATATTGGCCCAGATGTTACCAAACCAGTTTACAGAAATGGAACAATTGGTGCAGCAAAAGATCATTTAGAAGCAACTGCATTTGAAATTACTGACGAGTTAAAATCGATAGGTGGAAAAGCATATGTATCCGTAAATAAGGCCTTAGTAACACAAGCAAGCTCTGCAATTCCAGTAATTCCTTTATATATTTCTTTGTTATATAAAGTAATGAAAGAAAAAGGAATTCACGAAGGTTGTATAGAGCAAATTCAGCGTTTGTACAGCGAAAGATTATATACAGGTGAAGAAATTCCTTTAGACGAAAAAGGAAGAATTAGAATCGACGATTGGGAAATGTATGAAGATGTGCAGGAAGAAGTTATGGAACTTTGGAAAACTGCAACTACCGAAAATTTATCAGAAATTGGAGACTTAGAAGGATATAGTAACGATTTTTATAATTTATTCGGTTTTAAAGTTCCTGGAGTAGATTATGATAAAGATGTAAATGAAATGGTAGCAATGCCAAGTGAAAAATAAATAGAATTGACAAAAAAAATAATATTCTTCTTCATTCTTTTTCTTTTTTGTAGAGCACTTTTTGCTCAGGAAAAGAAAGAGAATAAAGTTGTTGTAAAAGTACTCAGTTTTAATATTCTTCATGGAGCAACAACGAATGGAAGTTTCGATTTAGATATTATTGCAAACGTTATTAAAAAAGCAGATGCAGATTTTGTCTCGCTACAAGAAGTAGATTTTAAAACAAATAGAGCCAAAAAGTATGATTTACCAACAGAGTTGGGATATCGTACTAAAATGGCTTCTGTTTTTGGAAGAGCTATGTATTATGATGGAGGAGAATATGGAGAAGGAATTCTCTCTAAATCTTCTTTTTTGTCTACAAGAAATGTAGCTTTACCATATTCAAAAGGTAATGAACCAAGAGCTGCTTTGGAAGTAACAACAGTTTTAAAAACTGGTGATACAATTTCGTTTATTGGAACCCATTTAGATCATTTAAAAGAAGATACAGATAGAGTTTTACAAGCAAAAGCGATTAATAAAGCATTTGCAAACAACAAATATCCAACAATATTATCTGGAGATTTAAATGATACTCCAAATAGTAATGCCATTAATATTTTAGAATCTTATTGGAAAGCTTCATACATGAAGAAAAATACATTATTAACTTTTCCTTCAAACAAACCAGTTGAAAAGATAGATTATGTACTATTTTATCCAAGAAATAAGTGGAAAGTAGTTTTTAGAGAAACAATTTGCGATACAATAGCTTCTGACCATTGTGCATATTTAGTTACTTTAGAATTAGTTAAATAACTTTATGAAAACTGTAACCATAAAACAATTAAAAGACGAAGTTGCTCATAAAACTGCAGATGAGTTAAAAGAGTTGTGTTTGCAATTGGCGAGGTTTAAAAAAGAAAATAAAGAATTATTGGGCTATTTATTATTTGAGTCTCATAATGAAGAAATGTATATAGACTCTATTAAGGAGGAAGTAGATACCTTATTTGAAGAAATAAATACCAAGAATTATTTTTATATTAGAAAAGGTGCTCGAAAAATTTTAACGTTTATAAAAAAACACATTCGTTATTCTAAAAAGAAAGAAACAGAAGTAGAATTATTACTGTATTTCTGTAAGAAAATGAAAGCATTTAGGCCTTCTATAAAAAGAAGCACACGTTTGCAGAGTATTTTTGGAACTCAGGTTAAAATGATTAAAAGAATAATCGACAAATTACACGAAGACCTACAATACGATTATCAATTAGAATTAGACGAATTGTTAGAAAATGACTAAAGAAAGACCAGTTATAAGTGGGTTAATAAATGAAGGAACTTCAGAAATAGAGTTGTTTCAAAATAAAACTTTACGTACCATTATTAAGATGCAACATGTTTTGTTAATCGATTCTTTTAAACATTACCTTCAAAAAAGAAAAATTGATTTTGTTGTTTTATCAGAACAAAAAAAGAGAAGTAGAATTTCGAGTGTTTTTAAAACTGATAATAATTACAAAAACATCAATTTAGGCTTTATTATAGGACATTTTTCCAAAGATGAATTTGATTTCTACACTATTAATTCATCAGAAATTAATAGAAGAATTTTACAAATAATTGCACAAAGAATTAGAGATAGTATTACTGAAATATTATAAAAAAAGTCGCTACATTAAAATGTAACGACTTCTATCAATCAACCAAAATCTTCTTATTTAGAAAATTATACTTTAAAGTATAAAATCACAGCTAGAAGCCAGCTGTTAAACAATTTTTTTACACAACAAATTTAAGATATAAAATTTATTTTTTGTTTAATAAAATGTTAAAATTATTAAACAATAGAAATTAAAATTAAAAATAACCTCAATTGTTTTGAGGTTATTTCTTTTATATTTTGTTTAAAAATTATTTTTTTTCTAAAAGTTGTTTTTGTTTTAATAATTTTTTTTGATAGCTTCCTTGTACTACATCTACAATAATTAAAATTGCCAATACAAAGTAAAAAGTTGTTTTACTCATTGGTACAATTTCGTTCCCAAATAATTTTAAATGTGCTAAATGCCCACCTTCAGTAACCAACATTATCCCAACAATAAAAAGTATAAATAAACCTAAAACTTCGTACATTCTATTTTTAGATAAGAAAACTGAAATTTTATCAGCCATAAAAAGCATTAGTAATCCACTAATTACAATAGCAATAGCCATAATAATAAAAGCAGTAGTCGTATTTTCAATTTCACTTGTTAAACCAATTGCTGCTAAAATAGAATCGAAAGAAAAAACTAAATTCATTAAAACAATACTAAAAATAACTGCTTTAGAAGATTTAGATCCTTTATCGATAGCCATTTCAGAAACTTCAAGTCCTTTAGTAGAAATCATGTGCCAGATTTCTTTAATTGCTGTATATATAATAAAACCACCACCTAATAAAACAATAATACTATGTCCATTAAAAGCGAAACTAACTATATCTTCAACTTTTGCTGTTAAAAATGAAAAAGGTTCTTGAAAATAATCGATAATAGAAACCAATAAAAATAATAAAACAATTCTTAAAATAATGGCGATTAGAATTCCATTTTTTCTAACTTTTTTCTGGTCAACTACTGGGGCTTTTTTAGATTCTAACGAAATGTATAATAAATTATCAAAACCTAAAACGGCTTGTAACATAACTAACATTAAAAGTGTAAATATATTTTCTAACATTTTTTTATTTTTTTATTAATGCCTTCAAAGATATTTGGAATGAATTAGATGTGCAAATAGAAGTCTTTATTAATTCCCTTTTTTAAGGTGTTTTTAAAGTAGGAAGTTTCTGCCTTAGTTTTCAGTTCCAGTTTTCAGTTACTAAACTTTGCTTTTTTTTTGATAAAAAAATAAACATACAAAGCGCAACCATCTGTAAAATCGGTGAAATTTGTGTCAAAAAAACGTATTTAAATAATATCAACTTAAAACAAATACTTAATCAAAATACGAACACTTACAAAAGCAATCAAAATTGCAGTGGCTTTTTTAAGCTGAATAGGAGTAAAATAGGTATTGCTAAGTCTGCTTCCAATTTGTCCGCCAATAAAAACAGTAATTAATAAGATGGAAGTCAGGTTCCAATCAATATAAAAATCTGGATTCGAATATTGCCCCAATAAACCAGCAACTGAATTTACTAAAATAAAAAAACTTGCAGTTGCCGCTATTTTTTTAGGAGTATCCCAATTTGTAAGGTGTAAAAGAGGAGCTAAAAAAATTCCACCACCAATTCCAACCATTCCAGATATAAAACCTATTATTCCACCAAAACTGGCATTTTTTATTAAACTTTGTTTTTTTACCTTTTCTTCTGAAGAAATAATTCTCTTAGAAATCCACATCGTTATTGCTGCAAAAAGAAGCGTAATTCCTAAAAGAATAAAGAAGAATTGCTTACTAATTTCTATAAACCCACCTAAATAAGCCAAAGGAATACTCGTTAAAACAAGTGGAGAAATTTTTTTAAAATCAATTTTTTTTTGTTGATAAAACAAAAACACGTTTCCAAAAACAACAACAATATTACAAAGAAGTGCAGTAGCTCTTATTTGTGTAAATACAACTCCTGTTAGCGCAAAAATCGCTAAATAGCTAGATCCACCACCAAAACCTACAGAAGAATATAATATTGCGACTGTAAAAAAAAGCAGAATAATATACCCATTTGCTAAAATAGTTTCTATAATCATCCGTAAATTTATTCCTAACAAATATAATTTATATAAAGAGAGATGTTTATTTTTTAGAAAAAAAAATCGAATTAGTAAAAAGCCATCAATTCTATGTTTTAAATTATTTATTAAATGAGTTAAGAACTATAATTATAATTAAAGCATAGAAGCATTTAAAATATAGTAAGATAAATAATTATATTGCAAAATATTAACTAAACCAATTATAATATGTCAATTAAAAAAGAGAAAAGATATTGGAAAAAGAATCTAAAGTACTTAGTTATATTATTAACTATTTGGTTTTTAGTTTCATTTGTTTTTGGAATTCTTTTGGTGGACGAATTAAACACGATAAGGTTTGGTGGTTTTAAGCTCGGTTTTTGGTTTGCGCAACAAGGTTCTATTTACGTTTTTGTGATACTCATTTTTGTTTATATAAGATTAATGAATAAGTTAGATAAAGAATTTGGATATAATAATTAATTAAAAAAAAGTATATTATGAGTATTCAAGTTTGGACATGGATTTTAGTAGGAATAACATTTACACTTTACATTGGAATTGCAATTTGGTCGAGAGCAGGTTCTACAAAAGAGTTTTATGTAGCAGGAGGTGGTGTTTCACCATTAGCAAATGGTTTGGCAACTGCTGCAGATTGGATGTCAGCCGCATCTTTTATATCTATGGCTGGTTTAATTTCTTTTAACGGTTATGATGGCTCAGTTTATTTAATGGGCTGGACTGGTGGTTATGTTCTACTAGCATTACTATTAGCACCATATTTAAGGAAATTTGGAAAATTTACAGTTCCAGATTTTATAGGAGATCGCTATTATTCTAATGTCGCAAGAAGTGTAGCTGTATTTTGTGCGCTTTTAGTTTCATTTACCTACGTTGCTGGTCAAATGCGTGGTGTAGGTTTAGTTTTTTCTCGTTTTTTAGAAGTAGATATTAATACAGGTGTAATTATAGGGATGATAATAGTTCTTTTTTATGCAGTTTTAGGAGGAATGAAAGGAATAACTTATACACAAGTTGCACAATATTGTGTGTTGATTTTTGCTTTTATGGTTCCTGCAATTTTTATTTCTATTCAAATGACAGGAAATCCTATTCCACAATTAGGTTTTGGTGGTATGGACGAAAATGGAGTTTATTTATTAGATAAATTAGATGGTTTGCACAAAGAATTAGGTTTTGCAGCATATACATCTGGAAGCAAATCTACCTTAGATGTATTTTTAATTACAGCAGCTTTAATGTTTGGAACAGCTGGTTTACCCCATGTAATTGTACGTTTTTTTACAGTTAAAAAAGTTGCGGATGCAAGAAAGTCTGCAGGGTGGGCATTATTATTAATTGCAGTTTTGTATACAGCAGCTCCAGCAATTTCTGTGTTTTCTAGAACAAATTTAATTGAAACAGTAAGTAATAAAGAATATGCTAATTTACCAGAATGGTTTACAAACTGGGAAAAAACAGGTTTAATTACTTTTGATGATAAAAATA
This genomic window contains:
- a CDS encoding sodium:solute symporter family protein, with the protein product MSIQVWTWILVGITFTLYIGIAIWSRAGSTKEFYVAGGGVSPLANGLATAADWMSAASFISMAGLISFNGYDGSVYLMGWTGGYVLLALLLAPYLRKFGKFTVPDFIGDRYYSNVARSVAVFCALLVSFTYVAGQMRGVGLVFSRFLEVDINTGVIIGMIIVLFYAVLGGMKGITYTQVAQYCVLIFAFMVPAIFISIQMTGNPIPQLGFGGMDENGVYLLDKLDGLHKELGFAAYTSGSKSTLDVFLITAALMFGTAGLPHVIVRFFTVKKVADARKSAGWALLLIAVLYTAAPAISVFSRTNLIETVSNKEYANLPEWFTNWEKTGLITFDDKNKDGKVQYLADVSKNELIVDKDIMVLANPEIAGLPNWVIALVAAGALAAALSTAAGLLLVISASVSHDLIKKMINPNITEKGELIAARLAAVVAVCVAGYFGINPPDFVAATVALAFGLAAASFFPAIILGIFSKRINKEGAITGMVVGILLMLFYMMKFKFDWFGGGTKENWWFGVSPEGFGTIAMFANFIIAILISRITPAPPQNVQEIVENIRIPSGAGEATH
- a CDS encoding DUF4212 domain-containing protein, which encodes MSIKKEKRYWKKNLKYLVILLTIWFLVSFVFGILLVDELNTIRFGGFKLGFWFAQQGSIYVFVILIFVYIRLMNKLDKEFGYNN
- the fabV gene encoding enoyl-ACP reductase FabV yields the protein MIIEPRTRGFICLTSHPTGCEQNVKNQIEYVKSKGEIEGAKKVLVIGSSTGFGLASRITSAFGSDAATIGVFFDKPSTEGRPGSPGYYNTAAFEKEAHKAGLYAKSINGDAFSNEIKQQVVDLIKKDLGQVDLVIYSLASPVRTHPDSGKRFKSVLKPIGEVFTNKTVDFHTGNVSEISINPAEGEDIENTVTVMGGEDWKMWMDALKAENLLSEGATTVAYSYIGPDVTKPVYRNGTIGAAKDHLEATAFEITDELKSIGGKAYVSVNKALVTQASSAIPVIPLYISLLYKVMKEKGIHEGCIEQIQRLYSERLYTGEEIPLDEKGRIRIDDWEMYEDVQEEVMELWKTATTENLSEIGDLEGYSNDFYNLFGFKVPGVDYDKDVNEMVAMPSEK
- a CDS encoding sulfite exporter TauE/SafE family protein yields the protein MIIETILANGYIILLFFTVAILYSSVGFGGGSSYLAIFALTGVVFTQIRATALLCNIVVVFGNVFLFYQQKKIDFKKISPLVLTSIPLAYLGGFIEISKQFFFILLGITLLFAAITMWISKRIISSEEKVKKQSLIKNASFGGIIGFISGMVGIGGGIFLAPLLHLTNWDTPKKIAATASFFILVNSVAGLLGQYSNPDFYIDWNLTSILLITVFIGGQIGSRLSNTYFTPIQLKKATAILIAFVSVRILIKYLF
- a CDS encoding endonuclease/exonuclease/phosphatase family protein gives rise to the protein MTKKIIFFFILFLFCRALFAQEKKENKVVVKVLSFNILHGATTNGSFDLDIIANVIKKADADFVSLQEVDFKTNRAKKYDLPTELGYRTKMASVFGRAMYYDGGEYGEGILSKSSFLSTRNVALPYSKGNEPRAALEVTTVLKTGDTISFIGTHLDHLKEDTDRVLQAKAINKAFANNKYPTILSGDLNDTPNSNAINILESYWKASYMKKNTLLTFPSNKPVEKIDYVLFYPRNKWKVVFRETICDTIASDHCAYLVTLELVK
- a CDS encoding glyoxalase, with the translated sequence MTKERPVISGLINEGTSEIELFQNKTLRTIIKMQHVLLIDSFKHYLQKRKIDFVVLSEQKKRSRISSVFKTDNNYKNINLGFIIGHFSKDEFDFYTINSSEINRRILQIIAQRIRDSITEIL
- a CDS encoding TerC family protein, whose translation is MLENIFTLLMLVMLQAVLGFDNLLYISLESKKAPVVDQKKVRKNGILIAIILRIVLLFLLVSIIDYFQEPFSFLTAKVEDIVSFAFNGHSIIVLLGGGFIIYTAIKEIWHMISTKGLEVSEMAIDKGSKSSKAVIFSIVLMNLVFSFDSILAAIGLTSEIENTTTAFIIMAIAIVISGLLMLFMADKISVFLSKNRMYEVLGLFILFIVGIMLVTEGGHLAHLKLFGNEIVPMSKTTFYFVLAILIIVDVVQGSYQKKLLKQKQLLEKK